The following are encoded in a window of Lagenorhynchus albirostris chromosome 3, mLagAlb1.1, whole genome shotgun sequence genomic DNA:
- the FSD1 gene encoding fibronectin type III and SPRY domain-containing protein 1 isoform X1 translates to MEDQREALRKIITTLAVKNEEIQSFIYSLKQMLLNVEANSAKVQEDLEAEFQSLFSLLEELKEGMLMKIKQDRASRAYELQNQLAACTRALESSEELLETANQTLQATDRGDFPQAAKQIKDGVTMAPAFRLSLKAKVSDNMSHLMVDFAQERRMLQALTFLPVPSAPVIDLAESLVADNCVTLVWRMPDEDNKIDHYVLEYRRTNFDGPPRLKEDQPWMVIEGIQQTEYTLTGLKFDMKYMNFRVKACNKAVSGEFSEPVTLETPAFMFRLDASTSHQNLRVDDLSVEWDAMGGKVQDIKAREKDGKGRTASPVNSPARGTPSPKRMPSGRGGRDRFTAESYTVLGDTLIDGGEHYWEVRYEPDSKAFGLGVAYRSLGRFEQLGKTAASWCVYVNNWLQVSFTAKHANKAKVLDTPVPDCLGVHCDFHQGDPGPPLTSPATPVRRLSAQTPLTGPPVPLALHPRPPVLLQRPHQTAAAHLQGQVHTATAAGFHGVVWQLPRDGRPTGPQLCALPAEAGQCYQQLQHQPHLGLGTARQPG, encoded by the exons ATGGAGGACCAGAGG GAGGCTCTGCGGAAGATCATCACGACACTGGCTGTGAAAAACGAAGAGATTCAGAGTTTCATCTACTCCCTCAAGCAGATGCTGTTGAACGTGGAG GCGAACTCGGCCAAGGTGCAGGAAGACCTGGAAGCCGAGTTCCagtccctcttctccctcctggaGGAGCTGAAGGAGGGCATGCTCATGAAAATAAAGCAAGACCGTGCCAGCCGCGCCTACGAGCTgcag AACCAGCTGGCTGCCTGCACGCGAGCTCTGGAGAGCTCTGAGGAGCTTCTGGAGACGGCCAACCAGACCCTGCAGGCCACGGACCGCGGGGACTTTCCTCAG GCTGCCAAGCAAATCAAAGATGG TGTGACGATGGCCCCCGCCTTCCGGCTGTCATTGAAAGCCAAGGTCAGCGACAACATGAGTCACCTCATGGTGGACTTTGCACAGGAGCGGAGGATGCTACAGGCACTCACGTTCCTGCCTG TGCCTAGTGCCCCTGTGATCGACCTGGCCGAGTCCCTGGTGGCCGACAACTGTGTAACCTTGGTGTGGCGCATGCCGGACGAGGACAACAAGATTGACCACTATGTGCTGGAGTATCGGCGGACCAACTTTGACGGCCCGCCCCGCCTCAAGGAGGACCAGCCCTGGATGGTCATCGAGGGCATCCAGCAGACAGAATATACCCTGACCG GTCTCAAGTTTGACATGAAATACATGAATTTCCGTGTGAAGGCCTGTAATAAGGCAGTTTCAGGCGAGTTCTCTGAGCCAGTGACCCTGGAGACACCAG CGTTCATGTTCCGCCTGGATGCGTCCACATCCCACCAGAACCTGCGGGTGGATGATCTCTCCGTGGAGTGGGACGCCATGGGCGGGAAGGTGCAGGATATCAAAGCTCGCGAGAAAGATGGCAAGGGGCGGACGGCGTCTCCCGTCAACTCCCCAGCCAG AGGTACTCCATCTCCCAAGAGGATGCCCTCAGGTCGTGGGGGACGGGATCGCTTCACAGCTGAGTCCTACACAGTGCTGG GGGACACGCTGATTGATGGCGGGGAGCATTACTGGGAGGTGCGCTACGAGCCGGACAGCAAGGCTTTTGGCTTGGGGGTGGCCTACCGCAGCCTGGGCCGCTTCGAGCAGCTGGGCAAGACAGCCGCGTCCTGGTGCGTGTACGTCAACAACTGGCTGCAGGTCAGCTTCACTGCCAAGCACGCCAACAAGGCCAAGGTGCTGGACACCCCCGTGCCCGACTGCCTGGGCGTGCACTGCGACTTCCACCAAGGTGACCCCGGGCCCCCGCTGACCTCTCCGGCCACCCCTGTCCGCCGTCTCTCTGCCCAAACCCCTCTTACCGGTCCCCCTGTTCCTCTTGCCCTCCACCCCAGGCCTCCTGTCCTTCTACAACGCCCGCACCAAACAGCTGCTGCACACCTTCAAggccaagttcacacagccaCTGCTGCCGGCTTTCACG GTGTGGTGTGGCAGCTTCCACGTGACGGCAGGCCTACAGGTCCCCAGCTCTGTGCGCTGCCTGCAGAAGCGGGGCAGTGCTACCAGCAGCTCCAACACCAGCCTCACCTAGGCCTCGGGACGGCCCGTCAGCCGGGCTGA
- the FSD1 gene encoding fibronectin type III and SPRY domain-containing protein 1 isoform X2 has protein sequence MEDQREALRKIITTLAVKNEEIQSFIYSLKQMLLNVEANSAKVQEDLEAEFQSLFSLLEELKEGMLMKIKQDRASRAYELQNQLAACTRALESSEELLETANQTLQATDRGDFPQAAKQIKDGVTMAPAFRLSLKAKVSDNMSHLMVDFAQERRMLQALTFLPVPSAPVIDLAESLVADNCVTLVWRMPDEDNKIDHYVLEYRRTNFDGPPRLKEDQPWMVIEGIQQTEYTLTGLKFDMKYMNFRVKACNKAVSGEFSEPVTLETPAFMFRLDASTSHQNLRVDDLSVEWDAMGGKVQDIKAREKDGKGRTASPVNSPARGTPSPKRMPSGRGGRDRFTAESYTVLGDTLIDGGEHYWEVRYEPDSKAFGLGVAYRSLGRFEQLGKTAASWCVYVNNWLQVSFTAKHANKAKVLDTPVPDCLGVHCDFHQGLLSFYNARTKQLLHTFKAKFTQPLLPAFTVWCGSFHVTAGLQVPSSVRCLQKRGSATSSSNTSLT, from the exons ATGGAGGACCAGAGG GAGGCTCTGCGGAAGATCATCACGACACTGGCTGTGAAAAACGAAGAGATTCAGAGTTTCATCTACTCCCTCAAGCAGATGCTGTTGAACGTGGAG GCGAACTCGGCCAAGGTGCAGGAAGACCTGGAAGCCGAGTTCCagtccctcttctccctcctggaGGAGCTGAAGGAGGGCATGCTCATGAAAATAAAGCAAGACCGTGCCAGCCGCGCCTACGAGCTgcag AACCAGCTGGCTGCCTGCACGCGAGCTCTGGAGAGCTCTGAGGAGCTTCTGGAGACGGCCAACCAGACCCTGCAGGCCACGGACCGCGGGGACTTTCCTCAG GCTGCCAAGCAAATCAAAGATGG TGTGACGATGGCCCCCGCCTTCCGGCTGTCATTGAAAGCCAAGGTCAGCGACAACATGAGTCACCTCATGGTGGACTTTGCACAGGAGCGGAGGATGCTACAGGCACTCACGTTCCTGCCTG TGCCTAGTGCCCCTGTGATCGACCTGGCCGAGTCCCTGGTGGCCGACAACTGTGTAACCTTGGTGTGGCGCATGCCGGACGAGGACAACAAGATTGACCACTATGTGCTGGAGTATCGGCGGACCAACTTTGACGGCCCGCCCCGCCTCAAGGAGGACCAGCCCTGGATGGTCATCGAGGGCATCCAGCAGACAGAATATACCCTGACCG GTCTCAAGTTTGACATGAAATACATGAATTTCCGTGTGAAGGCCTGTAATAAGGCAGTTTCAGGCGAGTTCTCTGAGCCAGTGACCCTGGAGACACCAG CGTTCATGTTCCGCCTGGATGCGTCCACATCCCACCAGAACCTGCGGGTGGATGATCTCTCCGTGGAGTGGGACGCCATGGGCGGGAAGGTGCAGGATATCAAAGCTCGCGAGAAAGATGGCAAGGGGCGGACGGCGTCTCCCGTCAACTCCCCAGCCAG AGGTACTCCATCTCCCAAGAGGATGCCCTCAGGTCGTGGGGGACGGGATCGCTTCACAGCTGAGTCCTACACAGTGCTGG GGGACACGCTGATTGATGGCGGGGAGCATTACTGGGAGGTGCGCTACGAGCCGGACAGCAAGGCTTTTGGCTTGGGGGTGGCCTACCGCAGCCTGGGCCGCTTCGAGCAGCTGGGCAAGACAGCCGCGTCCTGGTGCGTGTACGTCAACAACTGGCTGCAGGTCAGCTTCACTGCCAAGCACGCCAACAAGGCCAAGGTGCTGGACACCCCCGTGCCCGACTGCCTGGGCGTGCACTGCGACTTCCACCAAG GCCTCCTGTCCTTCTACAACGCCCGCACCAAACAGCTGCTGCACACCTTCAAggccaagttcacacagccaCTGCTGCCGGCTTTCACG GTGTGGTGTGGCAGCTTCCACGTGACGGCAGGCCTACAGGTCCCCAGCTCTGTGCGCTGCCTGCAGAAGCGGGGCAGTGCTACCAGCAGCTCCAACACCAGCCTCACCTAG
- the TMIGD2 gene encoding transmembrane and immunoglobulin domain-containing protein 2, giving the protein MGSLGKVLVLLAQFWGLQGATGLSVQQAPKLLQVRQDSQVTLACQVVQAQAWEQLHIEWTKDGDTLCQTRIINGSLTVGVCRPWGRLSWQPPGNLTLQLDHVSLNDSGLYVCCATVEIPDLEEAQGSGTQLLLERDGWLLNRSFSGLSFALLVTGAVAVAAFALGAWIWGRRRCRNRDAGNPLYINALYQPRRGKMLDISSKNQKGQSFYSISFPWPPTPKRPLAPKSSSSPRPSHPISAVGVPPGPGQEDSLK; this is encoded by the exons ATGGGTTCCCTGGGCAAGGTGCTGGTCCTCCTGGCACAGTTTTGGG GCCTGCAAGGAGCCACAGGCCTGAGTGTGCAGCAGGCACCCAAGTTGCTGCAGGTGAGGCAGGACAGCCAGGTGACCTTGGCCTGCCAGGTGGTGCAGGCCCAGGCCTGGGAGCAGCTACACATCGAATGGACCAAGGATGGTGACACCTTGTGCCAGACACGCATCATCAACGGCAGTCTCACCGTGGGTGTCTGCAGGCCTTGGGGACGGCTCTCCTGGCAGCCGCCTGGCAATCTCACCCTGCAGCTGGACCACGTGAGCCTCAATGACAGTGGGCTGTACGTGTGCTGTGCGACCGTGGAGATCCCTGATTTGGAGGAGGCCCAGGGCAGTGGGACACAGCTCCTGCTGGAGAGAG ATGGCTGGCTACTGAACCGGAGCTTCTCAG GGCTCTCCTTCGCACTGCTGGTGACTGGAGCGGTGGCCGTGGCCGCTTTCGCTCTGGGAGCCTGGATCTGgggccgccgccgctgccggAACAGAGACGCAG ggaatccACTCTACATCAATGCCTTATATCAGCCCCGGAGG GGGAAGATGCTGGACATCTCCAGCAAGAATCAGAAGGGCCAAAGCTTCTATTCGATCTCTTTCCcctggccccccacccccaagcggCCTCTGGCTCCCAAAtcttcctccagccccaggcccagtcATCCCATCTCTGCAGTTGGAGTCCCTCCTGGCCCAGGCCAAGAGGATTCTTTGAAGTGA
- the SHD gene encoding SH2 domain-containing adapter protein D isoform X2 codes for MAKWLRDYLSFGGRRPPPQPPTPDYTDSDILRAYREQKDLDFEDPYEDADGRLETDSAGPGDSKGPGDTKYDSPKHRLIKLEVDTEYSDPFDAQPHPSPPDDGYMEPYDAQRVMSELPYRRVQLYDTPYEEQDQDLGDGPPSGWKPRQSRLPQEDERPADEYDQPWEWKKDHISKAFAVQFDGPEWERTSGSAKELRRLPPRSPQPAERVDPALPLEKQPWFHGPLSRADAENLLSLCKEGSYLVRLSETSPQDCSLSLRSSQGFLHLKFARIRENQFVLGQHSGPFPSVPELVLHYSSRPLPVQGAEHLALLYPVVSQTP; via the exons ATGGCCAAGTGGCTACGAGACTACCTGAGCTTTGGCGGTCGGAGGCCCCCTCCGCAGCCGCCCACCCCCGACTACACGGACAGCGACATCCTGCGGGCCTACCGGGAACAGAAGGATCTGGACTTTGAGGACCCCTATGAGGATGCAGATGGCCGCCTAGAGACCGACTCCGCGGGGCCCGGGGACTCCAAGGGCCCTGGAGACACCAAGTACGACTCTCCAAAGCACCGGCTTATCAAG TTGGAGGTCGACACCGAGTACTCGGACCCTTTTGATGCCCAACCTCACCCGTCACCCCCGGATGACGGCTACATGGAGCCCTACGATGCCCAGCGAGTCATGAGCG AACTGCCATACAGGAGGGTGCAGCTGTATGACACTCCCTATGAGGAGCAGGACCAAGATCTGGGAGATGGGCCTCCTTCAGGGTGGAAACCTCGGCAGAGCCGGCTGCCCCAGGAGGATGAACGGCCAGCAGACGAGTATGACCAGCCCTGGGAGTGGAAGAAAGACCACATCTCCAAGGCTTTTGCAG TGCAGTTTGACGGTCCAGAGTGGGAAAGAACCTCAGGCTCAGCCAAGGAACTCCGGAGACTCCCGCCCCGAAGCCCCCAGCCTGCAGAGCGCGTGGACCCGGCCCTGCCTCTGGAAAAACAGCC gtggtttCACGGCCCGCTGAGCAGGGCAGATGCCGAGAACCTCCTGTCGCTCTGCAAGGAAGGCAGCTACCTCGTGCGGCTCAGCGAGACCAGCCCCCAAGACTGCTCCCTATCCCTCAG GAGCAGCCAGGGCTTCCTGCATCTGAAGTTTGCTCGGATCCGAGAGAACCAGTTCGTGCTGGGTCAGCACAGCGGCCCCTTCCCCAGCGTGCCGGAGCTGGTGCTTCATTATAGCTCCCGGCCACTGCCCGTGCAGGGCGCTGAGCATCTGGCCCTGCTGTACCCCGTGGTCTCACAGACCCCCTGA
- the SHD gene encoding SH2 domain-containing adapter protein D isoform X1, which translates to MAKWLRDYLSFGGRRPPPQPPTPDYTDSDILRAYREQKDLDFEDPYEDADGRLETDSAGPGDSKGPGDTKYDSPKHRLIKVEAVDMARAKVLLGSPREELEVDTEYSDPFDAQPHPSPPDDGYMEPYDAQRVMSELPYRRVQLYDTPYEEQDQDLGDGPPSGWKPRQSRLPQEDERPADEYDQPWEWKKDHISKAFAVQFDGPEWERTSGSAKELRRLPPRSPQPAERVDPALPLEKQPWFHGPLSRADAENLLSLCKEGSYLVRLSETSPQDCSLSLRSSQGFLHLKFARIRENQFVLGQHSGPFPSVPELVLHYSSRPLPVQGAEHLALLYPVVSQTP; encoded by the exons ATGGCCAAGTGGCTACGAGACTACCTGAGCTTTGGCGGTCGGAGGCCCCCTCCGCAGCCGCCCACCCCCGACTACACGGACAGCGACATCCTGCGGGCCTACCGGGAACAGAAGGATCTGGACTTTGAGGACCCCTATGAGGATGCAGATGGCCGCCTAGAGACCGACTCCGCGGGGCCCGGGGACTCCAAGGGCCCTGGAGACACCAAGTACGACTCTCCAAAGCACCGGCTTATCAAGGTGGAGGCAGTTGACATGGCCAGAGCCAAGGTCTTGCTGGGCAGCCCCCGGGAAGAG TTGGAGGTCGACACCGAGTACTCGGACCCTTTTGATGCCCAACCTCACCCGTCACCCCCGGATGACGGCTACATGGAGCCCTACGATGCCCAGCGAGTCATGAGCG AACTGCCATACAGGAGGGTGCAGCTGTATGACACTCCCTATGAGGAGCAGGACCAAGATCTGGGAGATGGGCCTCCTTCAGGGTGGAAACCTCGGCAGAGCCGGCTGCCCCAGGAGGATGAACGGCCAGCAGACGAGTATGACCAGCCCTGGGAGTGGAAGAAAGACCACATCTCCAAGGCTTTTGCAG TGCAGTTTGACGGTCCAGAGTGGGAAAGAACCTCAGGCTCAGCCAAGGAACTCCGGAGACTCCCGCCCCGAAGCCCCCAGCCTGCAGAGCGCGTGGACCCGGCCCTGCCTCTGGAAAAACAGCC gtggtttCACGGCCCGCTGAGCAGGGCAGATGCCGAGAACCTCCTGTCGCTCTGCAAGGAAGGCAGCTACCTCGTGCGGCTCAGCGAGACCAGCCCCCAAGACTGCTCCCTATCCCTCAG GAGCAGCCAGGGCTTCCTGCATCTGAAGTTTGCTCGGATCCGAGAGAACCAGTTCGTGCTGGGTCAGCACAGCGGCCCCTTCCCCAGCGTGCCGGAGCTGGTGCTTCATTATAGCTCCCGGCCACTGCCCGTGCAGGGCGCTGAGCATCTGGCCCTGCTGTACCCCGTGGTCTCACAGACCCCCTGA
- the YJU2 gene encoding splicing factor YJU2 isoform X1 — protein MSERKVLNKYYPPDFDPSKIPKLKLPKDRQYVVRLMAPFNMRCKTCGEYIYKGKKFNARKETVQNESYLGLPIFRFYIKCTRCLAEITFKTDPENTDYTMEHGATRNFQAEKLLEEEEKRVQKEREDEELNNPMKVLENRTKDSKLEMEVLENLQELKDLNQRQAHVDFEAMLRQHRLSEEEQRKHEQAEDEREAAALVEESRKRRLLEDSDSEEDAVPTQPQQALLPNPTAILDEWNKRLKAPKAKRKAESWERSVGTFGSSPQLSGLVVVKKTDLGRSIQRGGVLPAPVLHPAASYLWLKIGHHGVFTPRKSADAANQFPTPEPFVKPVPAHHSLFSPNSASCRQCPGRGPFRDSGLKCHPGNSPAVQWLGLGAFIAEGLCSIPGGGTKIPKAARHSLKIKTKNKK, from the exons GTGTAAGACATGTGGAGAATATATCTACAAGGGCAAGAAGTTCAATGCCCGCAAAGAGACAGTGCAGAACGAGTCCTACCTGGGCCTGCCCATCTTCCGCTTTTACATCAAGTGCACGCGCTGCCTGGCAGAGATCACCTTCAAG ACAGACCCCGAAAACACAGACTACACCATGGAGCATGGAGCCACGCGGAACTTCCAGGCTGAGAAGCtcttggaggaggaggagaagagggtgCAGAAGGAACGGGAGGACGAGGAGCTGAACAACCCCATGAAG GTGCTGGAGAACAGAACCAAGGACTCCAAGCTGGAGATGGAGGTTCTGGAGAACCTGCAGGAGCTCAAGGACCTGAACCAGCGGCAGGCACACGTGGACTTCGAGGCCATGCTGCGGCAGCACCGCCTGTCGGAGGAGGAGCAGCGGAAGCACGAGCAGGCGGAGGACGAACGGGAGGCGGC GGCCTTAGTGGAAGAATCTAGGAAACGAAGACTCCTGGAAGACTCCGATTCAGAGGAGGATGCtgtccccacccagccccagcaGGCCCTCCTGCCCAACCCCACCGCCATCCTGGACGAG tggAACAAGAGATTGAAG GCCCCAAAAGCCAAGAGGAAGGCGGAGAGCTGGGAGCGCAGTGTGGGCACCTTTGGCAGCAGTCCCCAGCTGTCTGGCCTGGTTGTGGTGAAGAAAACAGACCTGGGCCGCAGCATCCAGCGAGGAGGAGTCCTGCCCGCCCCAG TTTTGCACCCAGCGGCATCATATTTATGGCTTAAAATTGGCCACCACGGAGTGTTTACACCACGGAAATCGGCAGATGCTGCAAACCAGTTCCCCACGCCAGAGCCATTTGTGAAGCCCGTACCAGCACACCACTCCCTGTTTTCCCCCAACTCAGCATCCTGCAGACAGTGCCCTGGACGTGGGCCATTCAGAGACTCTGGGTTAAAATGtcatccagggaattccccagcggtccagtggttaggactcggcgctttcattgctgagggcctgtgttcaatccctggtggggggactaagatcccgaaagctgCTCGGCACagcctaaaaataaaaacaaaaaataaaaagtaa